A genomic window from Providencia alcalifaciens includes:
- a CDS encoding diaminopimelate dehydrogenase produces the protein MTKIKTAIVGYGNIGRYALEAVQAADDFELVGIVRRNTQDIPAELTGYKVVDDIEKLGGVDVALLCSPTRAIGTLAAKILSLGINTVDSFDVHSDIVALKHQLDSVAKKHNSVSIVSAGWDPGSDSIMRTLMLAMAPKGVTYTNFGPGMSMGHSVAAKAVDGVKDALSVTIPLGTGVHRRMVYVELEAGANFDDVVRGIKQDSYFSSDETHIRQVDSIDALKDVGHGVHMTHKGVSGATHNQLFEYSMRINNPALTSQFMVSAARATMKQPAGAYTVIEIPPVNFLQGDLDSLIAKLV, from the coding sequence ATGACAAAAATTAAAACAGCAATAGTGGGTTACGGCAATATTGGTCGTTATGCACTAGAAGCTGTTCAAGCCGCTGATGATTTCGAATTAGTCGGAATTGTACGTCGTAATACCCAAGATATTCCAGCGGAATTAACCGGGTATAAAGTGGTTGATGATATTGAAAAATTAGGTGGCGTGGATGTTGCGTTACTTTGTTCCCCTACACGGGCTATTGGAACTTTAGCTGCGAAAATCTTAAGCCTAGGGATTAATACTGTAGATAGCTTCGATGTGCACTCTGATATCGTGGCATTAAAACACCAGCTTGATAGCGTCGCGAAGAAACATAACAGTGTATCAATTGTATCGGCAGGCTGGGATCCGGGTTCTGACTCCATCATGCGTACTCTGATGTTAGCGATGGCACCAAAAGGGGTGACTTACACGAACTTTGGACCAGGTATGAGCATGGGACACAGTGTGGCTGCGAAAGCGGTTGATGGCGTGAAAGATGCGCTTTCAGTCACCATCCCTCTAGGCACTGGCGTCCATCGCCGTATGGTGTATGTTGAGCTGGAAGCCGGTGCAAATTTTGATGATGTGGTGCGTGGGATAAAGCAAGATAGTTATTTCTCTTCCGATGAAACCCATATTCGTCAAGTGGATAGCATTGATGCATTAAAAGATGTGGGGCACGGGGTTCACATGACCCATAAAGGGGTTTCTGGTGCGACGCATAACCAATTATTTGAATATTCAATGCGTATCAATAACCCAGCATTAACATCGCAATTTATGGTTTCTGCCGCAAGAGCGACCATGAAACAGCCTGCGGGCGCTTATACCGTCATTGAAATCCCACCAGTGAATTTCCTGCAAGGTGATTTAGATAGCTTAATCGCTAAGCTGGTTTAA
- a CDS encoding TetR/AcrR family transcriptional regulator, with protein MPLSHLMPDYKGTRKRTYNLLVSTAVELFEKGAMPSVSELAMEAGVSRATAYRYFPTQSDLIAATVNVSLGPILTWKPQSEKTEERIDELLRYAFPRMFAHEGVLRAALQTSLQQWALGRSLPSPEPEEKRLERGNRKDILAMVTSPMKSEFPDEVIDKVIKAFSVIYGSEIFLVLKDIWKLDNDQVTEIAQWMAKAIINQATADKQQIETP; from the coding sequence ATGCCACTGAGCCATCTCATGCCAGACTATAAAGGAACGCGTAAACGTACCTATAACTTACTCGTGTCAACGGCGGTTGAGCTATTTGAAAAAGGGGCAATGCCGTCAGTGTCTGAGTTAGCGATGGAAGCGGGGGTTTCGCGAGCGACTGCGTATCGTTATTTTCCAACGCAAAGTGATCTGATTGCAGCGACAGTAAATGTTAGCCTCGGTCCTATTTTGACGTGGAAACCGCAAAGCGAAAAAACAGAAGAGCGGATCGATGAGCTGTTACGCTACGCGTTCCCGCGCATGTTTGCTCACGAAGGCGTTTTGCGTGCGGCCTTACAAACATCACTTCAACAGTGGGCACTTGGGCGTTCATTACCCTCACCGGAACCCGAAGAGAAACGATTAGAGCGCGGTAATCGTAAAGATATTTTGGCGATGGTCACATCACCGATGAAATCTGAGTTTCCGGATGAAGTCATTGATAAAGTTATCAAAGCGTTTTCTGTGATCTACGGTTCGGAAATTTTCTTGGTATTAAAAGATATCTGGAAATTGGATAACGATCAGGTCACTGAAATTGCACAATGGATGGCAAAAGCCATTATTAATCAGGCTACTGCAGACAAACAGCAGATTGAAACGCCATAG
- a CDS encoding MATE family efflux transporter yields the protein MHQPDVTERSLYSLSWPIFIDIFLHLATLLINTYMVSHVSTAYLAAMGVGNQVFDLFITIFNFISVGCSVVIAQYLGAGRRDKASQAIHISIAFNFILGFSSALIALFFGYKILTIMNTPSHLMDDGYAYLHILGICLIPEAISIILAACLRVYGKAQPAMWVTLIANIITVIGNMIVLYGFFGLPQYGLEGVAWSTVVGRVVAVILLFCLLFYGLRIKFSPMMLIRWSSKMLSKILHIGLPAAGENLVWILHFMTASAFIGLMGETALAAQTLYFQLSLFIMLFGISISIGNEIMVGHFVGAKRFEDAYRRAFKSLKWGFYVTIGVVFVFWLFRAPILESLTDDQGIIQLLLPIFLLSVFLEPGRTINIVMVNALRASGDAKFPLLTAVLFMWGIAIPLGYFLGIKMEMGLIGIWIGFFVDEWVRGLTNAWRWRSRKWQSKRLDLES from the coding sequence ATGCATCAGCCCGATGTCACTGAGAGGTCACTCTATTCCCTCAGTTGGCCAATCTTTATTGATATTTTTCTTCATTTGGCCACCTTATTAATTAATACCTACATGGTGAGCCATGTATCGACCGCCTACCTCGCTGCAATGGGGGTCGGGAATCAAGTCTTTGACCTATTTATTACTATCTTTAACTTTATTAGCGTGGGATGTAGCGTCGTTATCGCCCAATATCTGGGGGCGGGACGTCGTGATAAAGCCAGCCAAGCTATTCATATTTCCATCGCATTTAACTTTATATTAGGTTTCTCCAGCGCCTTAATTGCACTCTTTTTTGGCTACAAAATTCTGACCATCATGAATACCCCATCCCACTTAATGGATGATGGGTATGCGTATTTACACATTTTGGGTATTTGTTTAATTCCAGAAGCGATCTCCATCATTCTCGCGGCTTGTTTACGCGTTTATGGCAAAGCTCAGCCCGCGATGTGGGTCACGCTGATTGCCAACATCATTACCGTAATTGGTAACATGATTGTGCTGTATGGGTTCTTTGGTTTACCGCAATATGGCCTGGAAGGCGTTGCATGGTCAACGGTGGTTGGGCGCGTTGTGGCAGTCATTTTACTGTTCTGCCTGTTGTTCTATGGTTTAAGAATTAAGTTTAGCCCAATGATGCTGATCCGTTGGTCCAGTAAAATGCTCAGCAAAATCCTGCATATTGGTTTACCTGCCGCGGGCGAAAACTTGGTGTGGATCCTGCACTTTATGACCGCATCCGCCTTTATCGGCTTAATGGGTGAAACCGCCCTTGCGGCGCAAACCCTCTACTTCCAGCTTTCGCTATTTATTATGCTGTTTGGAATTTCCATCAGTATTGGTAATGAGATTATGGTTGGGCATTTCGTGGGCGCTAAGCGCTTTGAAGATGCCTATCGCCGTGCGTTTAAGAGTTTGAAATGGGGCTTTTACGTCACTATCGGCGTGGTGTTTGTATTTTGGTTATTCCGCGCACCCATACTCGAAAGCTTAACGGACGATCAAGGTATCATTCAGCTATTACTGCCAATTTTCTTATTATCCGTGTTCTTAGAGCCGGGACGTACTATCAACATCGTCATGGTAAACGCCCTTCGTGCCTCCGGTGATGCGAAGTTCCCATTATTGACCGCCGTACTCTTTATGTGGGGTATCGCCATTCCATTAGGCTATTTCCTTGGTATAAAAATGGAAATGGGGTTAATCGGTATCTGGATTGGATTCTTTGTCGATGAATGGGTTCGCGGGCTCACCAATGCGTGGCGCTGGCGTTCACGTAAATGGCAAAGTAAACGCCTCGATTTAGAAAGCTAA
- a CDS encoding serine dehydratase subunit alpha family protein has translation MATQTEELLWQYFINAVKQDVKPALGCTEPISLAYAAAKAASYLSSPVIRVAAFVSPNLMKNGMGVTVPGTGMVGLPIAAALGAVGGDADAGLEVLKSASPEAIARSKAMLADGSITVDIKSPCDDVVYSEATAYSENDSATVIIAGSHTHIVKIIHGDQVLFDITENKTEIRDPVDCGTDVSLPKVTAKAVYEFATQAPLDDIRFILEAAHLNDALSQEGLRNSYGLHIGKTLQAQRDRGLLSKDLLSEIMIRTTAASDARMGGAVLPAMSNSGSGNQGIAATMPVVVTADYLQSTEEQLARALMLSHLMAIYIHNQLPALSALCAATTAAMGAAAGIAWLLEARYEVVAMAISSMIGDVSGMICDGASNSCAMKVSTSASAAYKAVLMALDNSCVRGSDGIVSDDVDQSITNLCSLAAGSMRHTDIQIIEIMSSKTLRS, from the coding sequence ATGGCAACGCAAACTGAAGAACTTCTCTGGCAATATTTTATCAATGCCGTCAAACAAGACGTGAAACCTGCGCTGGGCTGTACTGAACCCATTTCCCTTGCTTATGCAGCGGCAAAAGCAGCGTCTTATCTGTCATCGCCAGTGATCCGCGTTGCCGCATTTGTTTCTCCAAATCTCATGAAAAATGGTATGGGTGTCACCGTTCCCGGAACAGGAATGGTAGGATTACCCATTGCCGCAGCGCTAGGTGCTGTGGGCGGAGATGCCGATGCAGGGTTAGAAGTGTTAAAGTCAGCATCACCTGAAGCGATTGCTCGCAGTAAAGCGATGCTCGCAGACGGTTCCATCACCGTTGATATTAAATCCCCTTGTGATGATGTTGTTTATTCAGAAGCGACAGCCTACAGCGAAAATGACTCTGCCACGGTGATCATCGCTGGCTCTCATACTCATATTGTCAAAATTATCCACGGTGATCAGGTTCTGTTCGATATTACTGAGAATAAAACAGAAATCCGGGATCCCGTTGATTGTGGTACCGATGTCAGCTTACCGAAAGTCACCGCTAAAGCGGTTTATGAGTTCGCAACTCAAGCACCATTAGACGATATTCGTTTCATTCTTGAAGCCGCACACTTAAATGATGCGTTGTCTCAAGAAGGTTTACGCAATAGCTATGGCCTGCATATTGGTAAAACGCTACAGGCTCAACGTGACCGCGGTTTATTATCCAAAGATTTATTATCCGAAATTATGATCCGCACGACGGCAGCCTCCGATGCACGTATGGGCGGTGCGGTATTACCCGCAATGAGTAATTCCGGTTCCGGTAACCAAGGTATTGCTGCAACCATGCCAGTTGTCGTCACTGCTGATTATCTGCAATCTACCGAAGAACAGCTAGCTCGTGCGCTGATGCTCTCCCATTTAATGGCCATTTATATTCATAACCAACTGCCTGCGCTTTCTGCATTATGTGCGGCAACCACCGCTGCGATGGGCGCTGCCGCAGGGATTGCATGGTTATTAGAAGCCCGCTATGAAGTGGTCGCAATGGCAATCTCTAGCATGATCGGCGACGTCAGTGGCATGATCTGTGATGGCGCATCCAACAGCTGTGCGATGAAAGTCTCCACCAGTGCGAGTGCGGCATACAAAGCCGTATTGATGGCGCTAGATAATAGCTGCGTAAGAGGCTCGGACGGGATTGTATCGGATGATGTGGATCAGTCGATTACGAATTTGTGTTCGTTGGCAGCAGGCTCAATGCGGCATACGGATATCCAAATCATCGAAATAATGTCCTCTAAAACTCTTCGTTCTTAA
- a CDS encoding Tm-1-like ATP-binding domain-containing protein, whose translation MPKHQGFIYVASTLDTKSAELFYVSDLIKNAGLAVRTVDLSTQPSLLEKNADVTAEMVASFHPQGAGAIFCGDRGKAIEAMAQAFSLYLAAQTDVAAILGLGGSGGTALITPAMQILPVGVPKLMVSTMASGDISGYIGASDIAMMYSVTDVSGLNAISRKVLKNAANQIAGAVWFDNGETDTAENKPAIALTMFGVTTPCVQQLTAKLEHDHDCLVFHATGSGGKAMEKLIDSRLLDSVLDITTTEVCDYLFGGVLACDEDRFGAIARTQTPCVLSCGALDMVNFGRPSTVPEQYKDRQFYHHNAQVTLMRTTVEENRQMGHWIAEKLNACEGEIRFIIPTAGFSALDIDGAPFWDPQADQAFIDALTQHLVTTEKRQLILSPHHINSPEFCEQVIELHQEIVNK comes from the coding sequence ATGCCAAAGCATCAGGGTTTTATTTATGTCGCAAGTACCCTAGACACCAAAAGCGCTGAACTTTTTTATGTCAGTGACTTAATTAAAAATGCAGGGCTTGCTGTACGTACCGTTGATTTAAGTACTCAGCCATCATTATTAGAAAAAAATGCTGATGTTACCGCTGAAATGGTTGCCAGTTTCCACCCTCAAGGTGCTGGCGCCATTTTCTGCGGGGATCGCGGGAAAGCGATAGAAGCGATGGCGCAAGCCTTCAGCCTCTATCTTGCTGCACAAACTGACGTCGCTGCAATACTTGGGCTAGGCGGCTCAGGGGGTACGGCACTGATTACACCAGCAATGCAAATTTTACCTGTCGGTGTGCCAAAACTTATGGTCTCCACCATGGCATCAGGCGATATTTCCGGGTATATCGGCGCGAGCGATATCGCCATGATGTACTCCGTCACGGATGTTTCTGGACTCAATGCCATTTCACGTAAAGTCCTGAAAAATGCCGCCAACCAAATTGCCGGCGCAGTCTGGTTTGATAACGGTGAAACCGATACCGCCGAAAATAAACCTGCAATTGCCTTGACCATGTTTGGTGTCACCACCCCTTGCGTCCAGCAATTGACTGCAAAATTAGAACACGACCATGACTGCCTAGTGTTCCATGCAACAGGAAGTGGCGGCAAAGCCATGGAAAAATTGATTGATAGCCGCTTATTAGATTCCGTTTTGGATATCACCACCACGGAAGTGTGCGACTACCTATTTGGTGGCGTGTTGGCTTGCGATGAAGACCGCTTTGGTGCCATCGCACGAACTCAAACACCTTGCGTATTATCTTGCGGTGCATTAGACATGGTGAACTTTGGTCGCCCTTCCACCGTGCCAGAACAATATAAAGATAGACAGTTTTATCACCATAATGCCCAAGTCACTCTGATGAGAACGACCGTAGAAGAGAATCGTCAAATGGGGCATTGGATAGCAGAAAAGCTGAATGCTTGTGAAGGCGAAATTCGTTTTATTATCCCAACAGCTGGTTTTTCCGCATTAGATATCGACGGTGCACCATTTTGGGATCCTCAGGCAGACCAAGCCTTTATCGACGCATTAACACAGCACTTAGTCACAACAGAAAAACGACAATTAATATTAAGCCCGCATCACATTAATTCCCCTGAATTCTGTGAGCAGGTTATTGAATTACACCAGGAAATAGTAAACAAGTAG
- a CDS encoding AbrB family transcriptional regulator — MIKLIKMSVGIILCAIVGGTLTYIGIPLALMFGPIIAIIIFHRFGFSFPIPKHTITFVQVTLGTSVGLMFNQVSLKDADNLLLLLLMLVVCLAVQFSFSFFWFYRKVGWTKQEAMLGSVPGAMAAILALTDHTHTPPQKIVISHTIRLIILILLAGLVVGSEGEPQPLIEWPALTLESTFWLLVIVTVGVVVGMFLQRLRVPAPFMLTSLGAATLIQGWIDVQLHFPLMLTELSMVLIGMNIGNHFIVFPLSALIKNIYSSAQVVIINIILTFLITVFAAWITGYDIAVLLLAWAPGSMEAMTFAAITMNLDAGFVMSNHIIRMVIIQTIPSIVLFWQERKGKKEG, encoded by the coding sequence ATGATAAAGCTGATAAAAATGAGTGTCGGGATCATTCTTTGTGCCATTGTTGGCGGCACACTCACTTATATCGGCATTCCTTTAGCGTTGATGTTTGGTCCGATTATCGCCATTATTATTTTTCACCGCTTTGGTTTCTCATTCCCCATCCCTAAGCACACCATTACCTTTGTTCAAGTGACGCTCGGAACCTCTGTAGGATTGATGTTTAATCAAGTATCGCTCAAGGATGCAGATAACTTATTGTTACTGTTATTGATGCTGGTGGTCTGTTTGGCAGTGCAGTTTTCATTTAGTTTTTTCTGGTTTTACCGCAAGGTAGGGTGGACAAAACAGGAAGCGATGTTAGGCTCGGTACCGGGAGCGATGGCGGCTATCCTTGCCTTAACGGATCATACCCATACGCCACCGCAAAAAATTGTCATCTCTCATACTATCCGTTTGATTATCCTTATTTTATTGGCGGGTTTGGTCGTGGGAAGTGAGGGGGAGCCTCAGCCGCTAATTGAATGGCCAGCGTTAACCCTCGAATCCACATTCTGGTTATTGGTGATTGTGACGGTAGGGGTGGTGGTCGGAATGTTTTTGCAACGCCTCCGAGTGCCGGCTCCTTTTATGTTAACGTCCCTCGGGGCGGCAACGTTAATTCAAGGTTGGATTGATGTTCAGCTCCATTTCCCATTGATGTTGACTGAGTTGAGCATGGTTTTAATTGGGATGAATATCGGTAATCATTTCATTGTGTTCCCACTATCCGCGCTGATAAAAAATATTTACTCTTCAGCCCAAGTGGTGATCATCAATATTATTTTGACTTTTTTGATCACGGTGTTTGCTGCGTGGATCACGGGGTATGATATTGCGGTGTTATTGCTGGCTTGGGCGCCCGGAAGTATGGAAGCCATGACTTTTGCTGCAATAACGATGAATTTGGATGCTGGCTTTGTGATGTCTAACCATATTATTCGAATGGTGATTATCCAAACGATTCCATCGATAGTTCTGTTTTGGCAGGAACGAAAAGGGAAGAAAGAGGGATAA
- a CDS encoding phosphoenolpyruvate hydrolase family protein: MKHNREDLLKNFREMIARGEPIIGGGAGTGLSAKCEEAGGIDLIVIYNSGRYRMAGRGSLAGLLAYGNANEIVMDMAKEVLPVVKHTPVLAGVNGTDPFCQFDKFLDDIKATGFAGVQNFPTVGLIDGNFRANLEETGMGYGLEVDMIRMAHEKGLLTTPYVFSREDAIAMAQAGADIIVPHMGLTTGGNIGAETAVTLADCVELINDWAKAAKSVRDDVIILCHGGPIATPEDAEYILAHCPDCHGFYGASSMERLPTEVALKETTQQFKSITR, from the coding sequence ATGAAACATAACCGCGAAGACTTACTGAAAAATTTCAGAGAGATGATTGCTCGTGGAGAACCCATCATTGGCGGTGGCGCAGGTACTGGTCTGTCCGCTAAATGTGAAGAAGCCGGTGGCATCGACTTAATCGTTATTTATAATTCAGGTCGTTACCGTATGGCTGGACGCGGCTCTCTCGCCGGTCTGCTGGCTTATGGTAATGCCAACGAAATCGTGATGGATATGGCGAAAGAAGTTCTTCCTGTCGTGAAGCACACCCCGGTGCTTGCAGGGGTTAACGGTACCGACCCATTCTGTCAGTTCGATAAATTCCTTGATGATATCAAGGCGACTGGCTTTGCTGGGGTACAAAACTTCCCAACCGTCGGGCTGATTGACGGTAACTTCCGCGCCAATTTAGAAGAAACCGGCATGGGCTACGGTTTAGAAGTCGATATGATCCGTATGGCACATGAAAAAGGGTTATTAACCACGCCATACGTCTTTAGCCGTGAAGATGCCATTGCAATGGCACAAGCAGGTGCAGACATTATTGTGCCACACATGGGCCTGACCACTGGTGGTAACATTGGTGCGGAAACCGCCGTCACACTGGCAGATTGCGTTGAACTTATCAATGATTGGGCGAAAGCCGCAAAATCCGTGCGTGATGATGTGATTATTCTGTGTCACGGTGGCCCTATCGCCACGCCTGAAGATGCAGAATATATTTTAGCGCACTGCCCAGATTGCCACGGCTTCTACGGTGCAAGTTCTATGGAACGTTTGCCGACAGAAGTGGCATTGAAAGAGACCACACAGCAATTTAAATCAATAACTCGCTAA